A window of the Salmo trutta chromosome 25, fSalTru1.1, whole genome shotgun sequence genome harbors these coding sequences:
- the LOC115162581 gene encoding stonustoxin subunit beta-like: MKELDLIFNCPGDSRERLLSARLKDPHFKLNMDRGECRADKPGQKSYACELTLDTRTVHKLLSLPEKRKVTREKEEQQYPDHPDIFQIEPQVLCKEELSGRCYWEVEWRDGAGRGVTYKGISRRQGGHDSSLGCNDKSWNLFYSHTFFLYPSQ, from the exons atGAAAGAGCTAGACCTGATCTTCAACTGCCCAGGAGACTCTAGAGAGAGACTGCTCTCTGCCAGATTGAAGGACCCACACTTCAAACTCAA TATGGACCGTGGAGAGTGCAGGGCTGATAAACCTGGGCAAAAGAGTT ATGCCTGTGAGCTCACACTGGACACACGCACAGTACACAAACTGCTCTCACTGCCTGAGAAGAGAAAGGTGACACGGGAGAAAGAGGAGCAGcagtatcctgatcacccagataTATTTCAGATAGAGCCACAGGTGCTGTGTAAAGAGGAGCTgtctgggcgctgttactgggaggtagagtggagggatggggctgggagaggagtgacatataaaggaatcagcaggaggcAGGGAGGTCACGATTCAAGTCTTGGATGCAATGACAAGTCATGGAATCTATTCTACtcgcatacattttttttatacccATCACAATAA